TCTTTGCGTGGATTAACTGTAACAAAGAAAAGAACTAACCTCTAGCGTATGATCCTACCCAGTGCCATAGCGTAGAATTTATTACGTATAGTAATAGAATCAGCAATCAAGCTTGATCGAGCGTACTTCGGACAGTACACTAACCTATTCGTTACCTAATTACTAACTTCTCGGAAGCAAGGTAAGGAAGAAGCGAAAACAATAACTATACTGAGCTCCGTAACCAGACAGAGTAGGCCCTAGCTTAGAGCAGTACTGACGCTCCGCTCCGTAACGTCTTAGACCAGACAGAGGTGGCCCTATAAGACAGAGGTGGCCCGCTAGGGCTTAGAACAGTAACCTCCCTAAATGTCTTACACCAGAAGAAGAACCAGAGGGGACTCATGAGCTTACACAGACCCTAACGTAACGCGTAGTAACCATCATTATAGCCTAGGCCAGCCAGACAAGTACTATAGGGCTGGCTTATACAAGTACTCTATTGGCTTAGACAATTACTATTTATTTGGCTTAGACCAGAACTAACGTAAGGCTTACACTTCTCTTCTAGCCTAGCTCGGTAACCTGCAAACCCAGTACTATCATTACCTAACCTAGATGAAAGTCAGTTGCTGCAGCTTTCCCCCTTTCTAGAGCAGAGATCTAGCAACGCATTATAGGCACAGATCATTGGTATTGGATGTATCGTTAGGTTGTGCCGAGTAAAATCCGCTCTGTTTTTTCCATTGCAGAAAAGAGATCCCTTCCCCCCGCATTAAAAAATGATGAATAGTAAGTCCGTGGGGCTGCAGGTACTATGGATCCTCTGACTCCCAATCGGGTTGCCCTCCCAGGTCTCGCCGGTGTAGCCTGTAGGTCGTGATGTGCCTCGAGATGGCCGTCTCCTGTCCCCCTGCCGGTGGGGAATCCGCTCCCGGGTTGTCGCTCTGCTGCGTCTGGCCCGTCCTCTAGGCACCTTTGGAAGGCAGGGAGTGTGACAACGTACACGCTTCCCTTTACTCCATAGGGCCTTCTCATCAGTTGCAGGGTTTGGTGGCCCGAAATTGACTTAGCTTAAAAGGCCTCATCTCTAGAAGCCCGGCTCACGAGGCGTCCCTCTCGCAGTAGGGTTCCAGATCTCGCCTCGCTCTTGTGACATGCTATCTTTCCCCTCTTTATTCCCAAGTAAAGGGTGAGTCTCATGCGTCAGTTTGTGGATCGCGGTCTCACGCACTAATCCCTACAGGTGCCCGTAGTAGGCCGGCCGCCCTACCTAAACCAATCATCATATCGGTCCCTAGGCCCCATTGCTGGAAAGGCTCGGCTTCAAAACCGTACGTGGAGCTTCCGCCTCATACGGCTCCTCTAGGGGGTGATACTTCGCTTCTTCTGAGGAAATGAAATCAGGGAATTTAAGATTATATTCTGACTTAGTTTGGAGAGAATCCTGTTCCTGCGTTTCCGACTGGGCAACCCTTTGGATGGGTTATGCCGCTTGCGCCTCAGCATGAAAAGAATGAGAAGCCACAGGGGTCTTCGTTTCTGTCGTGGGTGGTGAAGAATTCTCAGTCATTTAGTCTTTTCCTTGTGTATGGTCGTATTCAAATTTGACGAATGAGGATACCATATCCCCAATGGTGAGAGAGAGGGAGCGAACGATATACAGTGCGATATGTCTCTTCCCCGCTTGGAAGGTGATGTGTTCAGAGCTACGGGTGTCAGGGGGCGATAAAAGCTCACCCTCACACATTAAGTCATCCAAGACCCACTTTCCTTCAGGAGTACTATAAACGTGTTTAAACATCGCGAGTCTTCGCTCATCTCTGTGTAAGGTTGCCTCTAACGCCTCTTCATTCACGGTGTACCCGCGTTGAAAAGCCGCCTGCTTTACTTTACTTTTTCGATCAAAAACTTGAAATCAATCATTCAACCCCCGCTTCAGCTTTTACCGCACGACCTCTCCTGCAGCTTTAGCTTTAGCCCCTTCTGCTACGCCAATTTCTTGAAATTGGTCTTCTTTTTGGGCGTTACTCTCGTCTATCCTATCTTGAGCGTCAGACTAGACTTCCCTTGAGCTAGAGGCTAGACTGACCTTTCCCCTAAGACTATACTTCCCTTGAGCTAGAGGCTAGACTGACCTTTCCCCTAAGACTAGACTTACCTTTACCCTAAGACTAGACTTCCCTTACCTCCGAGAAGTCATTTCTTTCTTTTCCGGTAACTTAGTCTGAAGAAAGCTTTCTTGCCTCATCTCTCTTATTACGCTATTTCTGCTTGACTACGATATAGCACTGGCTTCTTTGCTGTAACAGCTTCTTTCTATAGCACTGGCTTGGCCAGCTTCTTCCTTACCTCCATTGAGACTAGACATCCCTTTCCCGTAAGACTAGACTTACCTTACCTCCATTGGAGCTCTTACCTTCCTGCTTTCCTGCCCCTATCGAGCCAGCGATAGCTTTCCTGCCCCTATCGAGCCTGCTTTCCTGCCCCTATCGATCCAGCTACTTCTTGCTTATTCTTCTTTCCGCCCTCTTCTTGCTAAAgaatttcttattcttctttgcTTACAGTCAAACCAgaatttcttattcttcttttctttccgtAACCCCATCTTCTTACAGTCACCCATCTTCTTGCTAAatcaattaatttcttattcttctttcttTCGTAACCCCTTTTCTTCTCTTCTTAGACCATCAgctcttcctttccttccttACCTTTGTACCTCCCTTTTCTGGGACCCTAAACTGTAACCTCGTAACCAGCCTCTTCTCTTGCCctgccttttcttttcttttcttttctttcaccCTTCCGTAacccctttcttttctttcaccCTTCCGTAACccctttcttttcctttccttcccTTTCCTTCCTTACCTTTCCTTTAATGTCTTTCttatcttctttcttttcttctttcttcttcgctttcttttcttctttcttcttcgcTTTGTTAGTCCTTTTTTTCGCTTTCTTTCTCTCGAGAAAAGCAATAACTCGAGAGAGAAAAGCAATAACGAGACAATAATAGTGATAGGAGATAAATAAGGTGCATGTTTCCAAAGACAGTTTCATAATTTCCCATAACTGACTTAGTCTATTCATAAGCTCGTACTTTTTTTTTGTGCGTCACTATAGCTTAGCATCTCCCCGTAAGATACATGGTTGCGGTTGTGACCGTGGCCAGAGGCTTCTTCCTCATCTACGTCACGGTGGTGCGGAGACATCCGAAAAGTGAAGGcagcccaagcccaacccaaaaCAAAATAGGAATCAGTCCTCTTATTATTATAATAGATATCCGTACCGTACTCGCGTTCCCAAGGCTCGATGAAATTGAGCTAAACATTCTTCTGTTGGTTAAACATTCAAATGCTACTAGAGAGACTGGGAATGAAAGAACTGCGGATAAATCCGTGGTAGTGGAAGGGAGAAGTCATGGTAAGGGAAAGTGAGTTTTAACCAACCGTAATGATTATTGATTGAATAATCCCGGCGACAGATGAGATGCAATATCTTTAAAGCTCCGCCGCTTTTCACTGATACAAGAGTGGAAGAATTAAACTTCATCGGGATTTGCTTAGTTTTTAGTCCGCCCAAAGGTCAGTAACGAGTTCAGGCTTGTTGGATTGTAGTAGCTTAGGTTGGTCAGTGTCTTTGTTAGGTCAAGGGGCGGTTGCTTTCTCTTGCCTTACTCTTTTTTTTCTGGTAGCTGGTAGATGAAAGGCGAGGCCCACTCTTAGTTGTTGTGTTTTTATCATTCATATGGTGGAGGAGGTAATAACTTAATTGGTTCGCCCTATAGAATGAATAAGGAGAGGCCTATAGAGGCATTGGAACGCCTTCTCTCTCCGGTCGGACCAGCCAGTGATATTATATACTTAATAACAAATGATGGTGATTGCCTCGAGTTAGCTGGGTCCTATCTTCCCTCATGGGCGGGGCCTCAAAGGAGTTTGTTTGGTCAAAGGAGTTTGTTTGGGCGGAATATAGACCTGGAAACGGAGATGAGAGAGGAGATCCAGTTGTTCCGGTACCGGTGGTTGTGATCGCAAGTAGATGCATAAATAGGCCGGCCCTCGATTGGATGTTTAGCTGGGCTTAGAAGCTTACTTGCAACCATTCTTCCATTTGAGGTGAGGGATTGCTAGGCACTGACTGCATTAGTTGCCGCTAGAGGCTGCGAGCGGAAGAGAGACTTTGAGAAGTCGATTTTTTGGAGTGTTTAATTCCGTCAGGGCCGGGAGAAGACAAAGCAGATGGATGCTCATTGGATCCAGGAGATGGAGAAATATCTACTTCTGAGCTCCCAGGTTCCCGGCAGATGCCAAAGCATTGATAGCAGTAGTTGGGGCATTAGCTTCTCCCGCCTCTGGGGCTTCGAATGCAgtaaattgatccaatttggtTCCAGATGCTACTCATTGGTTTTCGTTATTGGTTCCCGTTCCTGTGGAGGAATAGAAGTAAGTACTTTTTTAGCAGTTCCTTCCCTTGGAGAAAGGAATGAAGTGGTTCTTGCTTGGATCACTCTATGTAATGAGATTGAGAATCTCATAGCAATTGGTCAATTGGTACTGTGTGAGAAGAAATACCATACCGCTAGCAGGCTAGAGCTGCTTCTTTCAAACTACTATTCTTTACGTCAAACTACTATTAGTTAGCTCAAACCACCTTTCTTCAACAAAGATGGTCTCCCCATCGCACTTCCTTCCTCTTAGCTCTTAGAATAGCTGATCAACGAGATCGTATAAGCCCAGGTATCATCTGATACCGGTATCAGTGGCTATGGTAAAAGTGCTTTCCAATCCGTCACGTCGTCCCATCCTCTTAACGCGAGGAGCTTTACGAAGTTATTTATTTGCATGGTAATCTATTTAGAGCTTAGACGTTCTTACTCTTCTGTTCTTACTTTTCTTTATATCCGGCAATTTTGCCACTTCTCTACCAACTCCCTTGCATTTCTTTCCATATCATCCCAATATAATCCAGCAATTCTATCCTTCCTGACTAGAGGTGCTGGTTCGAGTCCAGCTCGTGACAAGGCCTTTTTGGTCATATACCTTGGTCTTGCTCTATGATGGGCAATTGACTCTTTAAAGTCAGAGATGCGGGGTTTGCCTGTGTTGTATCTTCCTTTCCCTTACCTTTCTTTCCGAGAAGTAATTAGGTAACGAATAGAGGACTTCTTTCGCTGTCTGTTGTGAGATTAACTTACTTCAGTAAGCTCAAGAAAAGCAAGATTGACTCATATCTTATTACTATACGATATTAATTACTCTATTCTTTTATTGAGTTTTTTGCGTTAGAAATCCATTTAGGTCTATTGGGCTAAGTACGGATCTGATCAACTTATCCGGATCCATTTAGGTCTCTTAAATATCCGGGTTTAGCTGTTGCCATCACAATCTGGATTCTTTCCTCAATTTTCACCAGGTAACCTAAACCTCTCTGCATAATCAAGGGACGACAGGAGCACAAGCGAAATCCAAGCAAAAATGGCGGTGGAAGAGCCACTGAAATCATCGCTACCAACCACAGAAGAAACTGTTAATCCAAAATCTCTGGATGATGTAAACAATGATGAGCCAGAGGAAGGAGAGATCTTGGACGATGACGAATCTTCCAGCAAGAAATCGACCGCTGTTATCTACGAGCCGCATCTTCTTGAGAATCAATGGACGTTTTGGTTTGATAATCCATCTGCCAAATCCAAACAAGCCACCTGGGGAAGCTCTATGCGGCCTGTCTTCACTTTTGGCACTGTTGAGGAATTTTGGAGGTGAAAGATCtttccttctctttcttcttttcttcagaTATATCTTTAGCTTTTATGATGTAAAATGAAGCTTATTGCTGTTCTTGTTGGTTCGATTTGCTTTTCTAATTGACTAAATAGAGATCAGGTGGATTTGTTTTCTTGTTCAGTCTGTCTCCTGTCTTATAATTGTGTTGGTGATAAACTAGAAGATTGCTTAATGAAAAAGATCTCGATGCATTTCTTTATTTGTTTGTGCAATGCATATATTGCCTTGATAAATCAATAGTGGACAGGTCTAGTATGTATCTGTTGGTATTAAATGCATATAATTGGAGTCGTATCCGCTTGTTCTCTGAAAACATGGAGATTATCTTGGAAACTATAAACTGCTTAAAGACAAGCAATTGCTCATATCCTTTCTTTCATTTCAATTCGATTGTCTTAGATCAAGTAGATGCTGTCTAATTTTAAAATGAAGGATGGTAATTTTGTTAGGTTATTTCAGGTAATAAAAGGTTTCTATTTTGTGTTATTCGTATGAAGTGATGCCAAGAAGTGAAGGTTTGTTCATGTTGGTGCTTGGTTTTGCGAAATGGTAGTCATTACATTGACAGCATGATATAGCCATTAACTTTTACTCTGCTGAGTTGGACATTGCTTGATGCCAATTTCATGCATATTGTTGTGTATATGATAGCTTAATCATAAGCATAATTTTAGGAGTTTAGATAACAAAttggaacattttatgcaaaaaATTCTGTGCCAGAATGATGCTACTTGTGCAGTGTGAAGAACTCTACAAGGCCTTCTGTTCTATTGATAATATTCTCTCTATTCCCTTCtggaagtaaaaaaaaaaaaaaaaaaaagcattttgCTTTATAACTGTGCtgttgaatataaaatataaatttggaGTATTCGTAAAGTGGATATTCTTCTCTTCAGTCAGTTGAAGATAGATTTGGTCCTGTTGAATAGCTGCAATTCTATATTGTTGTTCAGCTGAAGAAAACGAAACTGATAATTTCCTGGCTGTCAAACCTATTCATTTTACTTGGTTTCTTAACTATTAAGGTTTCACCTTAGGTATTGGTTTTTTTCTTTCCCTAACTTGTCAATGTGTATGCAGTGTTTACAATAATATACATCATCCAAGCAAGCTGGCAGTAGGAGCGGACTTCTATTGtttcaaatataaaattgaGCCAAAGTGGGAGGATCCTATTTGTTCCAATGGAGGGAAGTGGACTATAACCTTTTCCAAAGGGAAATCCGATACCTCTTGGTTGCATACGGTATGTTCATATTCTTTCAAGCTACTACTTAATTCTGCATGTCCTCTGATAGAGCTTCTTATTTCCTTTACACATTTGTGTTTAGTTGCTGGCTATGATTGGAGAGCAATTTGATCATGGAGATGAAATCTGTGGAGCAGTTGTTAACGTTAGGGCTAGGCAGGAAAAGGTATCTATTTGGACCAAGAATGCTCCCAATGAAGCTGCTCAGGTAACTGATTTTATTGAATTAACACTCCTAGTAACTTGGTAATTATTTCTTAGTAAAACCGTAAGATATTGTGCTCCTAGGGATTGTTGTGATGATGTAGCTGTATCCTCTAAACTCCATTTTGTAATGTGCAGCTGAGCATTGGAAAGCAGTGGAAGGAGTTCCTTGATTACAATGAAACTATCGGATTCATATTCCATGTAAGATGCAGTACTTTTGAGGCTTTAGGTTGTGATGAA
The sequence above is drawn from the Euphorbia lathyris chromosome 6, ddEupLath1.1, whole genome shotgun sequence genome and encodes:
- the LOC136233525 gene encoding eukaryotic translation initiation factor 4E-1-like, producing the protein MAVEEPLKSSLPTTEETVNPKSLDDVNNDEPEEGEILDDDESSSKKSTAVIYEPHLLENQWTFWFDNPSAKSKQATWGSSMRPVFTFGTVEEFWSVYNNIHHPSKLAVGADFYCFKYKIEPKWEDPICSNGGKWTITFSKGKSDTSWLHTLLAMIGEQFDHGDEICGAVVNVRARQEKVSIWTKNAPNEAAQLSIGKQWKEFLDYNETIGFIFHDDAKKHDRGAKNRYTV